The segment GGAAGAAGCCTTGGTCAAGAAATGGGGAGGAATGCCAACAACCATTGCCCTGCGCCATCGTGACAAGTTTCTGGATAGTATTAGTAAGCAGCGATACCACACTGCAATTGCAGGTAAGTTGGGTATTGTCATGCCAACTGCAGAAGAAGAATCAGCAGATCACGACAAAGCAGACGACATCTATATTGGTGCAACCAAACGACTTCGAGAACTCACCCGCACAAACAAGCAACTTTTGCTCAAGGAAAACATTGCCTATGGCTTCCACCGCAATATGCTTGCAATGAAATCCGTCGGCATAGTCTCATGTATTTTTGGCATTACATATGGATTGCTAATTGCAAGAATTCTGCAGGTAAATCCGCCTCATTGGATGCCTGTCAATTTCGCCGACCCTGGTCTTGCCGCAGGCTTGACGCTGCTCATCTCGCTCGCACTACTTGCTGCCTGGCTACTGTACTTTGATGAGAATGCAGTAAAAAGAATGGGATTTGTCTACGCAGAGCGTTTGTTCGAATGCCTTCCTTCTTTGACTTCTTCGGCTCCAAGAAAAAAAGGGGCAACCTCTACAAATTAGGTTTCTCCCAATTTGTAAACACACTAGGGTAGCGGCCAGTTGCAGCAGTTTGGCCAGCAATTCGCGCGGCGGTATGGAATTGCTTACATCAAGAACATAACGCCAGACCTTCATGAAATTCGCTGACAATCAATGTCATTCAAGAATATATTAAAATATATCAACGACAAGATGCCCGATCTGGTGGCCATTCAAGAAAACAGCGGGACAAAAAAAATTGGATGAGAATCGTAAATCCTTGATTCCAAAGAGCCACGATTCAAGATTCTATTCCGACGTAACAACACCGCCCGGCACGCCGGACACAGGCATTGTACCCTCCGTGCCGGCGCCGGACCTTCGGCACCGGGTGGACCAGAATACGTTTCAGCCCCCATTTTGCGCAGTTCATCGCATTTCTACTTAGCAAGCGTGTCGGATTTGCTACCTTGTCATCGACAGCACGGCAGCCGCGGCGCGGCAGCCGGCTTTTTCTGTTCCCAAATTAAAACAATCATAAAGGAAACACCATGCGTACCATGCTGGCCCTGTGCTGTGCCGTTGCCCTTGGCGGTTGCGCCATCGTCATCAACCCCAACGATGGCGACGTGCGCCATGCCGAGTCAAACAGCAATGCCATCCGTAAGCGTAAAGCCAGCGCCGTCTTTACCTTGACTACTCCTGCCAGCATGATTTGAGGTTGAGACACAAATCGATTGTGTCCACAAACTCGATTATGGACACAATAATTCAACCAGTCGCAAGACCCTCAAAACGTGGCAGCTACCGGCGCCACTCCGATGAATTCAAGCGGGCCGTCGTCGCCCAGTCGCTGCTGCCTGACGCATCCGTTTCGCGCATCGCCCGCCAGCACAACCTCAACGCCAATCAGGTATTCGCTTGGCGTAAACTGTTCGGAGAAGGCCAGCAGGAATCTGGCAATAATGTCTGCACACTGCTGCCGGTGACGGTGGTGGCGTCGGTCATGGCACAGCCCGTGGCCGAGCAGGCACCAGCGTGCGGCGGCATCATCGAACTGACCGTTGGCAAAGCGCGGCTGCGGCTGGAAGGCGCCGTTGACACTGCCGTGCTGCACCTGGTGTTGCAGCGGCTGCTGCCATGATCGGCCTGCCGGCCCACACCCGGATCTGGATCGTCGCTGGCATCACCGACATGCGCTGCGGCTTCAACGGCCTGGCGGCCAAGATAGAGACGACGCTGCAGGCCGATCCATTCAACGGCCATGTGTTTGTATTTCGTGGCCGGCGCGGCGACATCATCAAACTGCTGTGGTGGACTGGCGACGGCCTGTGCCTGCTGGCCAAGCGGCTTGAGCGGGGCCGTTTCATCTGGCCGCAGGCCAGCAGCGGCACGGTCACGCTGACGCAGGCCCAACTGTCGATGCTGCTCGAAGGCATCGACTGGCGCCAGCCAGTACGCACCTGGCAACCATCGTCGGGCTTGTAAACGTCGGCGCCCTCGCGTAAACTTGGCCCATGCTCAATTCAGCCGATCTGCCCAACGACATCGATGCCCTCAAGGCATTGCTGCTGGCGGCCGAGCAGACGCTGCGTGAGCGCGACACCGTCATCGCCGCGCACGACGAGCTGGTGTCAGGACTGCGCGCGCAACTGACGACGACCGAGGTCGAGATCGAGCATCTGAAGCTGATGATTGCCAAGCTGCGTCGCATGCAGTTCGGTCGCAAATCCGAGAAGCTGGACCACCAGATCGAACAGCTGGAACTACAACTGGAAGACCTGCAAGCGACCGAGGGTGAGGCCGAGCGTGAGCGGCCGCCGGCAGACAAGGCACCGCGCACCAAGTCGGCGCGCAAACCGCTGCCGGAGCACCTGGCGCGCGACGAGCGCGTGTATCAACCGCAGGCCGAGGCTTGCCCGGCCTGCGGTGGCGGGCTGCGCAAGTTGGGTGAGGACGTCGCCGAGCAACTGGAGTTCGTGCCGGCCAGCTTCCGCGTGATCCGTCATGTACGTCCGAAGCTGGCGTGCAAGTGCTGCGACACCATCGTGCAGGCACCGGCGCCAAGCCGGCCGATCGCGCGCGGCATTGCCGGACCGGGGCTGCTGGCCCATATCCTGGTGGCCAAGTTCGCTGACCATCTGCCGCTATACCGGCAGTCGGTGATCTATGCCCGCGAAGGCGTCGAACTGGAACGTGCGCTGCTGGCGAACTGGGTCGGGGCGGCCAGCGCGCTGCTGCGCCCGCTGGTCGAGGCGATCCGGCGCCATGTGCTCGCTGGCGCCAAGCTGCACGCCGACGACACCCCGATTCCGGTCCTGGCGCCCGGCAATGGCAAGACGAAAACAGCGCGGCTGTGGACCTACGTGCGTGACGATAGCGCGTCGGGCGACACCACGCCAGCAGCGGTCTGGTTCGCCTACACGCCGGACCGCAAGGGTATCCATCCGCAAACCCACCTGGCCAGCTTCAGCGGCGTGCTGCAGGCTGACGCCTATGCCGGCTTCAATGCGCTGTACGTCGACGGCACCATCCAGGAGGCGGCATGCTGGGCGCACGCACGGCGAAAATTCTACGACCTGCACGCGGCCAGGTCATCTGCCATCACGACCGAGGCTCTACGACGCATCGCCGAACTGTATGTGATCGAAGCCGAGATACGCGGCAAGCCGCCGCACGAACGACAACTGGCGCGCCAGCAACGATCACGACCATTGCTCGACGAGCTTAATGGCTGGCTACGCGCCACGCTTGAAAAGCTGTCGCGCAAGTCGGACACGGCGGCGGCAATCCAGTACGCGCTGAACCTATGGCCGGCGTTACTGCGTTACTGCGACGACGGCATCATTGAGATCGACAACTCGGCCGCCGAGCGGGCGTTGCGCGGTGTCGCCATCGGCCGCCGCAATTACCTGTTCGCAGGTGCCGACAGCGGCGGCGAGCGTGCTGCCGCGATCTACTCGCTGATCGGCACGGCCAAGCTCAACGGTGTTGACCCCGAGGCCTGGCTGCGCCATGTGCTGACCAACATCGCCGATCATCCGGTCAATCAGGTCGACGACTTCCTGCCTTGGAACTGCGCCGCGCAGCTCCCTTCGGCTTAAACAACACGCCGCTTCCCAGCGGTGTGATGCCATCATCTAGCAAATCAACGCCAGGCTCAAGACGGCGCAGGCTTTACGCTTACTGCCATCCAGGGCAACGAGCAAGTGAGCCGCGACGTGCGCCAGGTCGGCAACATCAGCGTGCTCGACATCGACAGCATGAAACGCATCGATATCAAGATCGACGTGCGCGTCGGGCCGGCGACATCGCTGGTGATCGAAGCGGACAGCAATCTGCAGCCGCGCATCCATAGCGAAGTGAGCGGCAATACCCTGCGCATCTGGAGCGATACGAACATTCGCAGCAGCAATGGCATCCACGTGATCTACACGACGCCGCAATTGAAGAAGATCACCATTTCCGGCTCGGGCCGCCTGGTGGCCAGCGGTTTCAATGGCGACGATTTCAGCCTGGAGCAGCGCGGTTCGATGAAGAGCGAATTGTCGGGCACGGTGGGACGCTTCAACGTGGCCAACAATGGTTCCGGCAGCATCAACGCGGCGGCCCTCGCCAGCGGCAACACGGACGCGGTGCAGAACGGTTCGGGCAACATACAGTTGGGCAGCGTGCGCGGCGAGCGCGTCAACGTGGCGGTCAACGGCTCGGGCAGCGTCAGCGCCAGCGGCGCCGTGCAGCGCATCGACGCCAACGTGAATGGTTCGGGCGACATCAACCTGGCCTCCGTGAGCAGCGACGTTGCCTATTTGGCGAGCAATGGTTCCGGCGACATCGACGTCACCGTCCAGAACGAAGTCAACGCCCGCGCCAGCGGTTCAGGCCGTATCACCGTGCATGGCGATCCGGCCCGCCGCACCCTGTCTGGCAAGCGCGTCAGCATCGTGCGCTAAGCGCGCCCTGGCGACGCACGGGAGCCGGCTTGCTATACTGTCGGCTCCTCACCCGTCCGTTTGAAATCCCATGTCACCCTCTGCCACCCTGGCATGCCGTCCATCGTGCGGCGCCTGCTGCACCGCCCCCTCCATCACCAGCCCGATTCCTGGCATGCCGGATGGAAAACCCGCAGGCGTGCGCTGCGTGCAGCTGGCTGACGACAACCGTTGCAAGATCTTCGGCCAGCCGGAGCGGCCCGCGTTTTGCGGCGGCTTGCAGCCATCCGAGGACATGTGCGGCGACAGCCGCGAACACGCCATCCGCTGGCTCGACGCGCTGGAACGGCTGACGGCGCCCTGAAGGGCGTGGCGGCGGCTGACAGATAACAGTTGACCTCATTTGCACGTTTGCGTATATTCATGCACATTCCTGCACGTTTACAAGTTCGCCATGTCCGCCACCCTGCTCCTCAAACAACGCCATGCGCTGATCCAGCAACAATTGCAAGCCGATGGCCGCGTGCTGGCGCTGGACCTGGCGCGCCAGCTTGACGTTTCCGAAGATACGATACGCCGCGACTTGCGCGAGATGGCGGCGGCCGGCCTGTGCCAGCGCGTGTATGGCGGCGCCCTGCCGCTGGCGCCCGACGGCGGCACTTTGACGCAGCGCAAGCAGGAAGCGCCCGAGCGCAAGGCGCGTCTGGCGCAGGCGGCCGTGTCCCTCGTGCGCGCGGGGCAGGTGCTGTTTCTCGACGCGGGTTCGACCAACCTGGCCATCGCCAGCGCCTTGCCGCCGTTGGCGCTCACTGTCATCACCAACGCGCCAGCGATCGCCATGGCGCTGATGGAACGTCCGGAAATCGAGCTGATCATGGCTGGCGGCCGGGTCGACCGCCGTGCCGGCGCCAGCCTGGGGCCGCAGGCGCTGCGCACAGTCGAGCGCATGCATCCCGACCTGTGCTTCCTCGGTGCTTGCGGCGCCGATGCGGACGCGGGCGTAACGGCCTTTAATTACGACGAGGCCGAGTTTAAGCGCAGCATCGCCGGCGCCAGCAAGGCGGTCGTCGTGGCCGTCACCAGCGACAAGCTGGGCACGGCCGCACCGTTCGGCGTACTGGCCACGGGCTTGCTGCAGCACCTGGTGCTCGAAGCCGATGCCGATGCGGTCCACGTTGCCGCCTTTGAACGGCTGGGCGTGCAAGTATTGCGCGCCCACGCCTGATTTTATCCACCCCGACTCTTGAAAAGCTCCCCCATGCATCTCACCGGCACCCTGCAACAACGCGCCACGCGCCTGGTCTTTTTCGCCGCCGGCCTCGGCATGGCCGCCTGGGCCCCGCTGGTTCCCTACGCCAAGTCGCGCCTGGGCCTCGATGAAGCCACGCTCGGCATTTTGCTGCTGTGCCTGGGCGCAGGCTCGCTGTGCGCGATGCCGTTTACGGGCATGCTCACGGCACGCTTCGGCTGCCGCAAGGTCATTGTCTGCGCCGGCCTGCTGCTGACGGCCGTGCTGCCCGGCCTGGCGCTGGCCGCCACGCCGCTACAGCTGGGCCTGGTGCTGCTGGTGTTCGGCGCGGCCATGGGCACGTTCGACGTCGCCATCAATATCCAGGCCGTGGTCATCGAAAAGGCCAACGGCGGCGCCATGATGTCGGGCTTTCATGCGCTGTTCAGCGTGGGCGGCTTTGCCGGCGCGGCCTGCATGGCCCTGTTGCTGTGGCTGGGCTTGTCTCCTGCCTGGTCCTGCGCGGTGGTGATGCTGCTGCTGTGCGGCGTGCTGGGCGCGGCGCAAGGCCATCTGCTGCCGACGGCATCCGCGACCGGCGAAAAGACGCCGCTGTTCGTCATGCCGCACGGCGCCGTCATTTTCATCGGCCTGCTGTGCTTTATCGTCTTCCTGGCCGAAGGCGCCATCCTCGACTGGAGCGCCCTGTTCCTCACCACCACGCGCGGCGTGGAAGAAGCCAAGGGCGGCCTCGGCTATGCCGCCTTCGCCATCGCCATGACGGTGGGACGCTTCACGGGCGATAAGGTGGTCAGCCGCTTTGGCGGCAAGCGGGTGCTTACTTTTGGCGGCCTGTGCGCGGCGGCAGGCTTCTTCCTGGCCGTGCTGGCGCCGCATGCCGGCCTGGCCATGTTTGGGTTCGTGCTGATCGGCCTGGGCGCGGCGAACATCGTACCCATCCTGTTTACGGCGGCGGGCCAGCAACATGCCATGCCGGCCAGCCTGGCCGTGGCAGCCATCACCACCATCGGCTATGCGGGCATCCTGGCCGGCCCGGCCGTGATCGGTTTCGTGGCGCACGCCACCAGCCTGAATATCGCCTTTGCCATGCTGGGCGCCGCCCTGCTGCTGGTGGCGGCCAGCGCGCGCCTAGTGGCGCCAGAAAAACAGCTATCCTGATCGTCCCTCCGCCTGCCGGACGGCGCGAAAAAAGCGCCGCCCGGCAGCGCCCAAATCGGCTAGCCGGGCCTCCGGCATGGTAAGCTTCGACCCCGCGCACATTGCTGGCGCCACGCACTCACCCCATCCTGCCACTTATACCCGTTTATACACCTATGGATCTCATTCTTGCGTTAAAAGCCATCATCATGGGGCTGGTCGAAGGTTTCACCGAATTCTTGCCGATTTCGTCCACCGGACATCTGATCCTGGCCGGCAGCCTGCTCGACTTTACCAAGGATGTCTCGAAAGAAGTCATGGATGTCTTCGAAATCGCCATCCAGGCCGGCGCCATCCTGGCCGTGTGCTGGGAATACCGCCAGCGCATCGGCAAGGTGCTGACCACCTTCGGCAGCGAAGCGAAGTCGCGCAAGTTCGTGCTCAACGTGGCCATCGCCTTCCTGCCGCTGGCCATCATCGGCCTGGCAATTGGCAAGATGATCAAGCATGCGCTGTTCAAGCCCGTGCCCGTGGCCATGGCCTTCATCATCGGCGGCATCGTGATTTTGCTGGTGGAGCGCCGCGCGCGCACCAATCCCGTCACCGTACGCGTCAACTCGGTCGATGAAATGACGCCGTTCGACGCCCTGAAAGTGGGCTGCGCGCAGGCGTTTGCGCTGATCCCCGGCACCAGCCGTTCCGGCTCGACCATCATCGGCGGCATGCTGCTGGGCCTGTCGCGCAAGACGGCCACGGAATTCTCGTTCTTCCTGGCCATCCCGACCCTGCTGGCCGCCACCGCCTATTCTCTGTACAAGGCGCGCGACATCCTGTCGGCCACCGACGTGCCCCTGTTCGGCCTGGGCACCGTGGCGGCCTTTGTCTCCGCCTTCCTGTGCGTGCGCTGGCTGCTGCGCTACATCAGCTCGCACGACTTCACGTTTTTTGCCTGGTACCGCATCGTGTTCGGCTTGCTGGTGTTGGCCAGCGCCCACTACGGCTGGGTTGTTTGGGCAGAATAAGGCACCATGAATCAAGATCTTAACCAGCGCGCGCTGCACCTGCTGCAAACCGTTTTCGGCTACCCGGCCTTCCGCGGCCAGCAAGCCGACATCGTCGACCACGTCAGCCATGGCGGCGACGCGCTGGTGCTGATGCCCACGGGCGGCGGCAAGTCGCTGTGCTACCAGATTCCCGCGCTGCTGCGCGACGGCGTCGGCGTCGTCATCTCGCCCCTGATCGCGCTGATGCAGGACCAGGTCGACGCGCTGGAGGAGGTCGGCGTGCGCGCCGCCTTCCTCAATTCCACGCAAACCTACGAAGAAGCGAGCCGCATCGAGCGCCTGGTGCGCACGGGCGGCATCGACGTCGTCTACGTGGCGCCCGAGCGCCTGATGACGCAACGCTGCCTGGACCTGTTCCAGGCCTCGAAGATCGCCCTGTTCGCCATCGACGAGGCGCATTGCGTGGCCCAGTGGGGCCACGACTTCCGTCCCGAATACATCAAACTGTCGGTGCTGCACGAGCAGTTCCCGGACGTGCCGCGCATCGCGCTCACGGCCACGGCCGACCCGCAGACGCGCGCCGAAATCGCCCTGCGTTTGCAGCTGGACGACGCGCGCCAGTTCGTCTCGTCCTTCGACCGCCCGAACATCCGCTACCAGATCGTGGAAAAGGCCAACGGGCGCAAGCAGCTGCTCGACTTCATCAACACGGAACACGCGGGCGACTGCGGCATCGTCTACTGCCTGTCGCGCAAAAAGGTCGAAGAGACGGCGGAATTTCTGAACCAGAGCGGCATCCGCGCCCTGCCCTATCACGCCGGCATGGAGTACGCCAAGCGCAGCGCCAACCAGGCGCGCTTCCTGCGCGAAGAAAACATCGTCATGGTGGCCACCATCGCCTTCGGCATGGGCATCGACAAGCCCGACGTGCGCTTCGTCGCGCATCTGGATCTGCCGAAAAGCATCGAGGGCTATTACCAGGAAACGGGGCGCGCGGGCCGCGACGGCATGGCCGCCAACGCCTGGATGGCGTACGGCTTGCAGGACGTGGTGCTGCAGCGGCGCATGATCGACGAGTCGGAAGCGGACGACACCTTCAAGCGCGTGCTGGGCGTCAAACTCGACGCCATGCTGGGCCTGTGCGAAACGCTCAGCTGCCGCCGCATGCGCCTGCTCGAATACTTCGGCGAACCGGCTTCGCCGTGCGGCAATTGCGACACCTGTCTGGTGCCGCCCGTGTCGTTCGATGGCACGGTGCCCGTGCAAAAACTGCTGTCGGCCATCTACCGCGTCGACCAGCGCTTCGCCGGCGGCCACGTGATCGACGTGCTGCGCGGCGTGGAATCGGAACGCATCAAGACCTGGCACCACGATTCCTTGTCGGTGTTCGGCATCGGCTCGGATCTGGGAGAAGCGGAATGGAAGTCGATTCTGCGCCAGGCCATCGCGCTGGGCCTCGTCTCGGTCGACCATGAACAATACAGCTCGCTGAAGCTGACGGACGCCTCGCGCCCCGTGCTCAAGGGCGGCCAGAAAGTGCAGCTGCGCCAGTACCAGAAACCGGTGAAAACCAGCAAGCGCAGCACCAGCGTGGCGAAGGGCTATGTCGAGACGGACCTGTCCACCAGCGAGCAGGCGATCTTCGACAAGCTGCGCTGGTGGCGCGTGGAGACGGCGCGCACGCACAACGTGCCCGCCTACGTGATTTTCGTCGACGCCACCCTGCGCGAAATCGCCAAGGCCAAGCCCACCTCGCTGGAACAGATGCGCGGCGTGAGCGGCGTGGGCGAGAAAAAACTGGCCTCGTACGGCGACGAAATCGTCGCCATGATCCTGGAGATGATTTGATGGAAGCACTCTCGCCGGACCTGATTTATCAGGCCGTGAAAATCCTGGGCGCGCAGCCCGACGCCGAAGACGCGGTGGAAGCGCAAGTGCGCGCCCTGGTGCAAGACGACCTTACCGTGCGCCGCCTGGCCGACGTGGTGCCGGAGGCCTTCGGCCTGGTGCTGGCGTCGCACCTTCCCGGCGCCGAAAACATGACCTTGCCCGATACTTTCTGCGCGCAGGACGAGGACGGCGAATGGGTGGAGTTCCCCCAGCGCCGCGAGCCGATCTTTGTCGTCGCCGCGGATATCGCCCAGCACACCTTCCACAACGGCCCGCGCGCGCTGCTGCAAAATCTGGCCAGCCGCAGCTCCCTGCTGGCGGCCATCAACAAGGGCTTGAACGCGGGCGGCTCGCTCGATGGCACGACCCTGGGTCCGCCGTCCTTCTTTGGCCTGCCCGCCGCGCTGTACCAGCCGGCGGCATCGCCCGAGACGCCCTGACCACTTTACCTTGCCCCTGCCCTTGATAACGGAACGGTCCCGCGATGGAAACCAAATGGCTGGAAGACTTCATCTCGCTCGCTGAGACGCATAATTTCAGCCGTTCCGCGGCCCTGCGCCACGTGACCCAGCCCGCCTTTTCGCGGCGCATCCAGTCGCTGGAAAACTGGCTCGGCATCGACCTGGTGGACCGTACCTCCTACCCGACGCGGTTGACGCCGGCCGGCGCCGTATTCTACGAACAGGCGCTGGAAATGCTGGGACAGATCAACGGCGTGCGCGCCCTCTTGCGCGGCAAGCGGGCCGCCACGCAAACGAGCGTCGATTTCGCCGTACCTCATACCCTGTCGCT is part of the Janthinobacterium sp. 67 genome and harbors:
- the tnpA gene encoding IS66-like element accessory protein TnpA, which gives rise to MDTIIQPVARPSKRGSYRRHSDEFKRAVVAQSLLPDASVSRIARQHNLNANQVFAWRKLFGEGQQESGNNVCTLLPVTVVASVMAQPVAEQAPACGGIIELTVGKARLRLEGAVDTAVLHLVLQRLLP
- the tnpB gene encoding IS66 family insertion sequence element accessory protein TnpB (TnpB, as the term is used for proteins encoded by IS66 family insertion elements, is considered an accessory protein, since TnpC, encoded by a neighboring gene, is a DDE family transposase.), giving the protein MIGLPAHTRIWIVAGITDMRCGFNGLAAKIETTLQADPFNGHVFVFRGRRGDIIKLLWWTGDGLCLLAKRLERGRFIWPQASSGTVTLTQAQLSMLLEGIDWRQPVRTWQPSSGL
- the tnpC gene encoding IS66 family transposase yields the protein MLNSADLPNDIDALKALLLAAEQTLRERDTVIAAHDELVSGLRAQLTTTEVEIEHLKLMIAKLRRMQFGRKSEKLDHQIEQLELQLEDLQATEGEAERERPPADKAPRTKSARKPLPEHLARDERVYQPQAEACPACGGGLRKLGEDVAEQLEFVPASFRVIRHVRPKLACKCCDTIVQAPAPSRPIARGIAGPGLLAHILVAKFADHLPLYRQSVIYAREGVELERALLANWVGAASALLRPLVEAIRRHVLAGAKLHADDTPIPVLAPGNGKTKTARLWTYVRDDSASGDTTPAAVWFAYTPDRKGIHPQTHLASFSGVLQADAYAGFNALYVDGTIQEAACWAHARRKFYDLHAARSSAITTEALRRIAELYVIEAEIRGKPPHERQLARQQRSRPLLDELNGWLRATLEKLSRKSDTAAAIQYALNLWPALLRYCDDGIIEIDNSAAERALRGVAIGRRNYLFAGADSGGERAAAIYSLIGTAKLNGVDPEAWLRHVLTNIADHPVNQVDDFLPWNCAAQLPSA
- a CDS encoding head GIN domain-containing protein, whose amino-acid sequence is MSRDVRQVGNISVLDIDSMKRIDIKIDVRVGPATSLVIEADSNLQPRIHSEVSGNTLRIWSDTNIRSSNGIHVIYTTPQLKKITISGSGRLVASGFNGDDFSLEQRGSMKSELSGTVGRFNVANNGSGSINAAALASGNTDAVQNGSGNIQLGSVRGERVNVAVNGSGSVSASGAVQRIDANVNGSGDINLASVSSDVAYLASNGSGDIDVTVQNEVNARASGSGRITVHGDPARRTLSGKRVSIVR
- a CDS encoding YkgJ family cysteine cluster protein, giving the protein MSPSATLACRPSCGACCTAPSITSPIPGMPDGKPAGVRCVQLADDNRCKIFGQPERPAFCGGLQPSEDMCGDSREHAIRWLDALERLTAP
- a CDS encoding DeoR/GlpR family DNA-binding transcription regulator; protein product: MSATLLLKQRHALIQQQLQADGRVLALDLARQLDVSEDTIRRDLREMAAAGLCQRVYGGALPLAPDGGTLTQRKQEAPERKARLAQAAVSLVRAGQVLFLDAGSTNLAIASALPPLALTVITNAPAIAMALMERPEIELIMAGGRVDRRAGASLGPQALRTVERMHPDLCFLGACGADADAGVTAFNYDEAEFKRSIAGASKAVVVAVTSDKLGTAAPFGVLATGLLQHLVLEADADAVHVAAFERLGVQVLRAHA
- a CDS encoding MFS transporter; amino-acid sequence: MHLTGTLQQRATRLVFFAAGLGMAAWAPLVPYAKSRLGLDEATLGILLLCLGAGSLCAMPFTGMLTARFGCRKVIVCAGLLLTAVLPGLALAATPLQLGLVLLVFGAAMGTFDVAINIQAVVIEKANGGAMMSGFHALFSVGGFAGAACMALLLWLGLSPAWSCAVVMLLLCGVLGAAQGHLLPTASATGEKTPLFVMPHGAVIFIGLLCFIVFLAEGAILDWSALFLTTTRGVEEAKGGLGYAAFAIAMTVGRFTGDKVVSRFGGKRVLTFGGLCAAAGFFLAVLAPHAGLAMFGFVLIGLGAANIVPILFTAAGQQHAMPASLAVAAITTIGYAGILAGPAVIGFVAHATSLNIAFAMLGAALLLVAASARLVAPEKQLS
- a CDS encoding undecaprenyl-diphosphate phosphatase, with translation MDLILALKAIIMGLVEGFTEFLPISSTGHLILAGSLLDFTKDVSKEVMDVFEIAIQAGAILAVCWEYRQRIGKVLTTFGSEAKSRKFVLNVAIAFLPLAIIGLAIGKMIKHALFKPVPVAMAFIIGGIVILLVERRARTNPVTVRVNSVDEMTPFDALKVGCAQAFALIPGTSRSGSTIIGGMLLGLSRKTATEFSFFLAIPTLLAATAYSLYKARDILSATDVPLFGLGTVAAFVSAFLCVRWLLRYISSHDFTFFAWYRIVFGLLVLASAHYGWVVWAE
- the recQ gene encoding DNA helicase RecQ, with the translated sequence MNQDLNQRALHLLQTVFGYPAFRGQQADIVDHVSHGGDALVLMPTGGGKSLCYQIPALLRDGVGVVISPLIALMQDQVDALEEVGVRAAFLNSTQTYEEASRIERLVRTGGIDVVYVAPERLMTQRCLDLFQASKIALFAIDEAHCVAQWGHDFRPEYIKLSVLHEQFPDVPRIALTATADPQTRAEIALRLQLDDARQFVSSFDRPNIRYQIVEKANGRKQLLDFINTEHAGDCGIVYCLSRKKVEETAEFLNQSGIRALPYHAGMEYAKRSANQARFLREENIVMVATIAFGMGIDKPDVRFVAHLDLPKSIEGYYQETGRAGRDGMAANAWMAYGLQDVVLQRRMIDESEADDTFKRVLGVKLDAMLGLCETLSCRRMRLLEYFGEPASPCGNCDTCLVPPVSFDGTVPVQKLLSAIYRVDQRFAGGHVIDVLRGVESERIKTWHHDSLSVFGIGSDLGEAEWKSILRQAIALGLVSVDHEQYSSLKLTDASRPVLKGGQKVQLRQYQKPVKTSKRSTSVAKGYVETDLSTSEQAIFDKLRWWRVETARTHNVPAYVIFVDATLREIAKAKPTSLEQMRGVSGVGEKKLASYGDEIVAMILEMI